In Rubripirellula amarantea, a single genomic region encodes these proteins:
- a CDS encoding AI-2E family transporter produces MTDQLSTQADTHPTLQKSGVVSARICAVMLVIYALYFARTLFIPVVMALVLYLTLRPIVRRARRVGVPPFVTAAGIIAGIALMLGLGTYVVLEPAKQTIANAPQHLAIVKDKLSFVTERLKDVDEATETLAEAEGETAQEPGEEEPVPVEIKQPGWTSGWTYLSGTGNFVSFLTVCIVLLYFLLATGDNLLRSVMHALPDFTARRKLVEVIQNVQEGLGNYLARIATINVCLGVCVGITMWLLGMPSPILWGVMAFAFNFIPFLGAITGAAIVFVVALVNFEHVYYAFLVTTAFLALTSLEGQFITPAILGRTMSMSPVIVFLSIVLWGWMWGIMGVFLSVPILIATRMACEGYDGLQPLAYILGAEVPEPTPDNEEPTTDATDDETSAGKNQTVPSPHFATKESSPCHT; encoded by the coding sequence ATGACCGATCAGCTTAGTACACAGGCCGATACTCATCCCACGCTCCAAAAATCCGGTGTTGTTTCAGCCCGCATTTGCGCGGTGATGCTTGTGATCTACGCCTTGTACTTTGCTCGTACCTTATTCATACCAGTCGTGATGGCGTTGGTGCTCTATCTGACATTACGTCCCATCGTTCGACGGGCTCGCCGCGTCGGTGTTCCCCCATTCGTGACCGCTGCGGGAATTATTGCCGGAATCGCGTTAATGCTAGGACTTGGAACCTACGTGGTGCTTGAGCCAGCAAAGCAGACAATCGCGAATGCCCCGCAGCATCTGGCGATCGTGAAAGACAAGCTGTCGTTTGTCACGGAACGGCTGAAAGATGTTGACGAGGCAACCGAAACTCTGGCTGAAGCAGAAGGAGAAACCGCACAGGAACCGGGTGAGGAAGAACCAGTGCCAGTCGAAATTAAGCAACCGGGTTGGACGAGTGGTTGGACCTATCTAAGCGGTACTGGGAACTTCGTTTCGTTTCTAACCGTGTGCATCGTATTGCTCTACTTTCTTCTTGCAACCGGCGACAACCTTCTCAGGAGCGTGATGCATGCTCTGCCTGACTTCACGGCTCGGCGAAAGCTTGTGGAGGTGATCCAGAACGTGCAAGAAGGTTTGGGAAACTATCTCGCACGGATCGCTACCATCAACGTTTGCCTTGGTGTTTGTGTGGGCATTACAATGTGGCTGTTAGGGATGCCTTCGCCAATCCTTTGGGGAGTAATGGCGTTCGCCTTTAACTTCATTCCGTTTCTCGGAGCCATCACGGGTGCTGCAATTGTGTTTGTTGTGGCGCTCGTCAACTTTGAACATGTCTATTACGCGTTCTTGGTCACAACAGCGTTTCTTGCTTTGACATCGCTTGAAGGTCAGTTCATTACGCCGGCTATCCTTGGACGGACGATGAGTATGAGCCCTGTGATTGTATTCCTATCAATCGTTCTTTGGGGTTGGATGTGGGGCATCATGGGAGTCTTCTTGTCGGTGCCAATATTGATCGCCACACGAATGGCTTGCGAAGGTTATGACGGACTTCAGCCGCTGGCCTACATCCTCGGCGCGGAAGTGCCTGAGCCAACCCCTGACAACGAGGAACCAACCACTGACGCGACTGACGATGAGACTTCGGCGGGAAAGAACCAAACTGTACCTTCGCCTCATTTCGCTACTAAGGAAAGTTCACCATGTCATACGTAG
- a CDS encoding YqaE/Pmp3 family membrane protein, with protein sequence MDFIRLLIAFLVPPVSVYMQFGLSKHFWINCVLTVLGFVPGVLHAIYVMAADRPGLKRL encoded by the coding sequence ATGGACTTCATACGACTGTTGATCGCCTTTCTTGTACCACCCGTCTCCGTGTACATGCAGTTTGGACTCAGCAAACACTTTTGGATCAACTGTGTTCTAACGGTCTTAGGATTTGTGCCTGGTGTACTTCATGCCATCTATGTAATGGCCGCTGATCGACCCGGTCTAAAGCGTCTTTGA
- a CDS encoding mechanosensitive ion channel family protein, with product MFRHTTLIGAVVLALTLSVNAQDNPADKSESESGPTNMVEVDDVAADSDIAQRLRRIFESSGWYSSLDVGSDNGIVTLSGVADNNEHREWAAATASRTQDVIAVINKLEVDATVDLSSSKEVIALSLDSLWRDFLVRSPLLIAAIIVLAFTALLAKVVGWTLVKMLGNRGLRSSLKDLIYQLASIAVWILGLLTAVVVAFPGMTPSKALTVLGLGSVAIGFAFKDIFENFFAGILILWGYPFDRGDFIACDGITGKVEQISIRNTMIRRLDGELAVIPNATLFKNNVDVLTDQPQRRVRITCGVAYDVDVDEARDVIREAVQSCDSVQGVRTVEVFAKEFADSSVNFEVAWWTGSKPTEVRRSRDVVVAAIKRALDDANIEIPFPYRTLTFKDASVAEKLQL from the coding sequence ATGTTCCGACACACCACGCTCATTGGTGCGGTTGTTCTCGCCCTCACGCTTTCCGTCAATGCGCAAGACAACCCGGCGGACAAATCGGAGTCGGAATCTGGGCCGACCAACATGGTGGAGGTCGACGACGTTGCTGCCGACTCTGATATCGCGCAACGTCTTCGCCGAATATTTGAATCTTCGGGCTGGTATTCATCGCTTGATGTTGGTTCCGACAATGGCATCGTGACCTTGTCGGGCGTAGCCGATAACAACGAGCACCGTGAATGGGCCGCTGCTACCGCGAGTCGAACTCAAGACGTTATCGCAGTGATCAACAAGTTAGAGGTTGATGCTACCGTTGACTTAAGTTCGAGCAAAGAAGTCATCGCATTGTCCCTGGACTCGCTATGGCGAGACTTTTTGGTTCGGTCACCGCTGCTGATCGCTGCCATAATTGTCTTGGCATTTACCGCGTTGCTCGCCAAAGTCGTTGGCTGGACTCTTGTCAAAATGCTAGGCAATCGCGGGCTTCGTTCCAGCTTAAAGGACCTGATTTATCAGCTGGCCTCCATCGCAGTATGGATACTTGGGTTGTTAACGGCGGTGGTGGTCGCCTTTCCAGGCATGACGCCATCAAAGGCGTTAACCGTGCTTGGATTAGGGTCGGTCGCGATCGGTTTTGCGTTCAAGGACATCTTCGAAAACTTCTTTGCCGGAATCCTGATTCTATGGGGTTACCCGTTCGACCGCGGGGACTTCATTGCATGTGACGGAATCACCGGGAAGGTGGAACAGATCTCGATTCGTAACACAATGATTCGACGTCTCGATGGTGAGTTGGCGGTCATCCCGAACGCTACTTTGTTCAAAAACAACGTGGATGTCTTGACTGATCAGCCCCAACGACGAGTCCGCATTACCTGCGGTGTGGCCTATGACGTGGACGTTGACGAGGCTCGTGACGTGATTCGTGAAGCCGTTCAAAGTTGCGACTCGGTCCAAGGAGTCCGAACGGTCGAAGTGTTCGCTAAAGAGTTCGCTGATTCGAGTGTTAATTTCGAGGTCGCTTGGTGGACTGGATCGAAGCCTACCGAAGTTCGCCGCAGTCGCGATGTGGTTGTCGCGGCTATCAAGCGAGCACTTGATGATGCGAATATTGAGATTCCATTTCCCTATCGCACGCTCACGTTCAAGGACGCTAGCGTTGCAGAAAAACTGCAACTATGA
- a CDS encoding ATP synthase F0 subunit B: MRLLSITLLSCLAIAGCQGEPTTLREEAELAQENLDDARQRAAELVAESEADAVEIVADARDAAEERILDAKRDANVIVADAQEELTEKLDELSEKRVVEPVPVDDSDQSPPPATSPK, from the coding sequence ATGAGACTGCTCAGCATTACGTTGCTGTCTTGTCTAGCCATCGCCGGCTGCCAAGGTGAGCCCACGACGCTTCGTGAAGAGGCTGAACTTGCTCAGGAAAATCTTGACGACGCACGACAGCGAGCGGCAGAGTTGGTTGCTGAATCTGAAGCGGACGCTGTGGAGATCGTTGCTGATGCTAGAGATGCCGCTGAGGAGCGAATCCTAGACGCGAAAAGGGATGCCAATGTCATCGTCGCGGATGCTCAGGAAGAACTGACCGAAAAGTTGGACGAGCTAAGTGAGAAACGAGTGGTTGAGCCTGTTCCCGTCGATGACTCAGATCAGTCGCCCCCACCTGCGACGTCACCTAAATAG
- a CDS encoding baeRF3 domain-containing protein, giving the protein MSTASQDFSLRPLMRDELKQLAEISGDPCVTILMPTHRSGPETQQDIIRFKNLVGKAGQKLKDSGHDRSILDPIESLSTNSSFWQHQGEGLAVLLTKDDVRFIELKHQVDERVVVDDSFFLLPLLRSGSSDGGFFVLTLTWDEAKLFASDGETIEMVETEALPAKFHDLVLPRDPEESLQNTSHRSVGNTAGTSTAMFHGHGEGEDKIEADRDQYLSLVGDQVAGAIYNTGAPLVVVATKEVSGHFESTTGLSIDAKVEGSPSHWSDDTLHQRVIEAVKNQIGSDDAKLFERLGAAIANSKGSRDMAEIRDAGQKGRIELLMICGSPENSNDLNTVLRETLRRGGEVRRFDGNQREEKVAAIFRF; this is encoded by the coding sequence ATGTCCACAGCTAGCCAAGACTTTTCCCTACGTCCATTGATGCGAGATGAATTGAAGCAACTCGCCGAGATCTCTGGCGATCCCTGTGTCACAATACTCATGCCCACGCATCGTTCAGGACCTGAAACTCAACAGGATATCATTCGATTTAAGAACCTCGTTGGCAAAGCAGGCCAGAAGTTGAAGGACTCTGGGCATGACCGTTCGATTCTTGACCCCATTGAGTCGTTATCAACCAACTCGAGTTTTTGGCAGCATCAAGGAGAAGGTTTGGCGGTGTTGTTGACCAAGGACGATGTCCGTTTTATCGAACTGAAACACCAAGTTGACGAACGTGTGGTCGTTGATGACTCATTTTTCCTGCTGCCGCTTCTCCGATCTGGATCATCAGACGGTGGTTTCTTCGTGCTTACCTTAACGTGGGATGAAGCAAAATTGTTTGCCAGTGATGGTGAAACAATTGAGATGGTGGAGACGGAAGCACTTCCCGCGAAATTTCACGATCTCGTACTGCCTCGTGATCCGGAAGAAAGTTTACAGAACACGAGTCATCGCAGCGTTGGCAACACTGCTGGAACGTCCACTGCGATGTTCCATGGCCACGGTGAGGGCGAAGATAAGATCGAAGCCGACCGAGACCAATATCTGTCGCTGGTAGGTGACCAAGTTGCCGGCGCGATCTACAACACCGGGGCTCCGCTAGTTGTGGTTGCTACGAAGGAGGTATCAGGGCATTTCGAATCGACGACTGGATTGTCAATCGACGCAAAGGTCGAAGGAAGTCCGTCGCACTGGTCTGACGATACGCTCCATCAACGCGTCATCGAGGCGGTAAAGAATCAAATCGGGTCGGACGATGCGAAACTATTTGAGAGACTCGGTGCCGCAATTGCGAACTCCAAAGGGTCACGAGATATGGCGGAAATTCGTGACGCAGGTCAGAAAGGACGCATCGAGTTGTTGATGATTTGCGGGTCGCCTGAAAACTCGAACGATCTCAACACAGTACTGCGAGAAACGCTGCGTCGCGGGGGCGAAGTACGGCGATTCGATGGCAATCAACGTGAAGAGAAGGTCGCTGCCATATTCAGGTTCTGA
- a CDS encoding metallophosphoesterase, whose translation MSRFVAVGDIHGCSQTLAKMLEILDLAPGDTFLSTGDLSSKGEDSQGVHAQLVELEDRGINLIVLLGNHEVMLLALQQLAGANVDLSNMPESIFSGAAISCLLRSNEVWATLKSYGREVADIREFWAFRNDHPIKHFETVSSKLDDKEWRLPQRHLDLLSRCRTHHIARNCLFVHSGMRPEHIAMSDVRQAIESQLNMDASDLCWNRDWLGHTPGFSELVIHGHTPLCYLYSFVADTTPWRDDELVFKSVIHDGTLNLDSGVFLDAGHLTAVEIPESGQPSEFRFLRVPRLDPVCKDRLSHFNFM comes from the coding sequence ATGAGCCGTTTTGTAGCAGTGGGGGATATTCACGGATGCAGTCAAACGCTGGCAAAAATGTTGGAGATTTTGGACCTCGCCCCCGGCGACACGTTCTTGTCCACGGGAGATCTTTCTTCCAAGGGCGAGGATTCTCAAGGCGTTCACGCTCAGTTGGTTGAGCTGGAAGATCGTGGCATCAATCTTATTGTATTGTTGGGGAATCACGAGGTGATGTTGTTAGCACTGCAGCAATTGGCCGGTGCGAATGTTGATCTTAGCAACATGCCCGAGTCGATCTTCAGCGGTGCCGCAATCAGTTGTTTGTTGCGGAGCAATGAGGTTTGGGCGACCTTGAAATCCTACGGTCGAGAGGTTGCGGATATTCGCGAATTTTGGGCGTTCCGAAATGACCATCCCATCAAGCACTTCGAAACGGTTTCATCAAAGCTGGATGATAAAGAGTGGCGACTTCCGCAACGTCATCTTGATTTGCTTAGCCGGTGCAGGACTCACCATATCGCGCGGAATTGTTTGTTTGTGCATTCAGGAATGCGTCCGGAACACATTGCGATGAGTGACGTTCGACAAGCGATCGAATCTCAACTGAATATGGATGCGAGTGATCTGTGTTGGAATCGCGATTGGCTGGGCCATACTCCAGGTTTTTCAGAACTTGTGATTCACGGGCATACACCGCTGTGCTATCTCTATTCATTTGTTGCTGACACGACTCCTTGGCGAGACGACGAGTTGGTTTTCAAATCCGTCATCCACGATGGCACGCTTAATTTGGATAGCGGTGTGTTTCTTGATGCGGGGCATTTAACAGCGGTTGAAATTCCCGAGAGTGGTCAACCCTCCGAATTTCGATTCTTACGTGTGCCTCGATTGGATCCTGTGTGCAAGGATCGGCTGAGCCACTTCAACTTTATGTAG
- a CDS encoding glutaredoxin family protein gives MFRIHLIIVNDMFPKLIPLASILMMMVWGPGVLAQDPPVANPDVNVVFMEVFVRGDLPSTRTVERYVEDLARRVPGLDVVVHDVVKERPQLARLYKISKKAGRDKPSVPAFYCLDRVYFGFQSAAESGPAIEGLFTADVYTRNTCPRCADAKQFLSRLQPRWPAIRFRISDVGSDDLARARWQALCHAGGSVPGLPTFDLAGHVIVGFQGDDITGIQIEQLIQRSNVQPDGESTASSTMLHFANLPMQDDEPEFDFELPDEANEDDIGIASVESVTQQEAMPEEVIDVPVLGRLRVDDLGLPLFTFAVGIVDGFNPCAMWVLVFLLSVLVNIKDRRKIILIAGTFVVVSGLAYYAFMATWLNVFLLIGIARPVQVILGVFALLIGIVNVKDFFAFKKGISFSIPESQKPGLYRRVRKIVEAKYLSVAVGGAVVLAVVVNTVELLCTAGLPALYTQILTLHGLPAWQNYAYLALYIAAYMLDDAFLLTIVVATLSHRKLQEREGRWLKLISGVVILALGIAMIFFPSSLTWGH, from the coding sequence GTGTTCCGCATCCACCTGATCATCGTCAACGACATGTTTCCAAAGCTAATCCCGCTCGCAAGTATCCTAATGATGATGGTGTGGGGTCCGGGCGTTCTTGCTCAGGATCCGCCCGTCGCGAATCCGGATGTCAACGTGGTATTCATGGAGGTATTCGTTCGTGGTGATCTTCCATCGACGCGAACCGTCGAACGGTATGTTGAGGATCTCGCCCGCCGTGTTCCCGGGTTGGACGTTGTTGTTCATGATGTTGTCAAGGAACGCCCGCAACTCGCCCGGCTTTACAAAATTAGTAAGAAGGCTGGACGCGACAAACCCAGCGTTCCAGCTTTTTACTGCTTGGACCGCGTCTACTTCGGATTTCAAAGTGCGGCCGAAAGTGGGCCTGCGATCGAAGGACTATTTACCGCCGACGTCTACACACGAAATACGTGCCCGCGATGTGCAGACGCAAAGCAATTTCTTTCGCGGCTGCAACCGCGTTGGCCAGCCATTCGTTTTCGGATATCGGATGTCGGAAGTGATGATTTAGCTCGTGCTCGTTGGCAAGCCTTGTGCCATGCCGGTGGTAGTGTTCCGGGATTGCCTACCTTTGATCTAGCCGGGCACGTGATCGTCGGTTTCCAAGGTGACGACATTACGGGGATTCAGATCGAACAGTTGATCCAACGGAGCAATGTTCAACCAGACGGGGAATCGACAGCTTCGTCGACGATGTTGCATTTTGCCAACCTTCCCATGCAGGACGATGAACCTGAGTTCGATTTCGAATTGCCCGATGAAGCGAACGAGGATGATATAGGCATCGCATCTGTGGAATCAGTGACACAGCAGGAGGCGATGCCGGAAGAAGTGATTGATGTTCCCGTATTGGGTCGATTGCGCGTGGATGACTTGGGATTGCCCCTGTTTACCTTCGCGGTGGGAATCGTTGACGGATTTAACCCTTGCGCGATGTGGGTGTTGGTGTTCCTGCTATCGGTCTTAGTCAACATTAAAGACCGTCGCAAAATCATTCTTATTGCCGGCACGTTTGTCGTCGTCAGCGGGTTGGCTTACTACGCGTTCATGGCAACATGGTTGAACGTCTTTTTGTTGATCGGGATTGCTCGTCCTGTCCAGGTCATACTTGGCGTTTTTGCTTTGCTGATCGGAATCGTGAATGTAAAAGATTTCTTCGCCTTCAAAAAAGGGATTTCTTTTTCGATACCTGAAAGTCAAAAGCCGGGGCTATACCGGCGAGTCAGGAAGATCGTGGAGGCTAAGTACCTAAGCGTGGCGGTCGGAGGTGCTGTGGTGCTAGCCGTTGTCGTCAATACGGTGGAGTTGCTGTGCACGGCGGGACTTCCCGCGCTTTACACTCAAATTTTAACCCTGCATGGTTTGCCCGCGTGGCAGAACTACGCGTATCTCGCGTTGTACATCGCTGCCTACATGCTCGACGACGCGTTCTTGTTGACCATCGTCGTGGCAACTCTTTCTCATCGCAAGTTGCAAGAACGCGAAGGACGTTGGCTAAAACTGATTAGCGGAGTCGTGATTCTTGCTCTCGGCATTGCGATGATCTTTTTTCCGTCATCGCTGACGTGGGGCCACTAG
- a CDS encoding cation-translocating P-type ATPase, translated as MKRIPDPVSCTADFHQSDSLAMNNETAPSKAVYASTSETVLDSLGTNVSLGLTSDEAKARLQQFGPNALQSAAVVRWYHVLGRQFTDVLIVILAIAAVVSFAVGEVADALTIVAIVLLNGVLGFVQEWKAERAIEALQKMLSPQCTVVRDGDEKKIDAVELVPGDIVQLETGDSVPADLRFIQARNVRVDESALTGESDSIPKQTQAVDAGAPLAERACMAWMGTAVTAGRAACVVTATGPQTQFGQIAKMTESLGHETTPLQIQLSRLGKQLGAFAVFVSIAVAVAGWWMGQPVFDMFLTGISLAVAVVPEGLPAVVTLTLALGVREMVRRKALLRRLRAAETLGAATIVCTDKTGTLTQNQMTVRKIWLAAGEVDVTGIGYDPAGHFVSQGEKLDYRSRSDLIAMLESGLRCNHAKLRHDSDGWHESGEPTEAAIVVAAHKAWLDPVNEHETIEEFSFTSSRKRMTIVQCETQNATAHSKGAPEVLLPLCSRIRDGDQVRDFNQTDRDAVETAITTMAELGLRTLAIARREFSREHVNVCDENEIEQDFTLLGIVGMLDPPRSEVSEAISLAVSAGIRVLMITGDSPQTATAIAQKIGLPVERSVTGGEIDQFDSDQLSRLLEKDVVFARTTPEHKLRIVESLQAAGHVVGMTGDGVNDAPALKRADIGIAMGRRGTDVAKGASDMILTDDNFSSIISAIEEGRRQYANIQKFVRYLLSSNTGEVVLIFVNILIGGPLVLLPVQILWMNLVTDGLSAVALGLEPADKSMMQRPPRRPDSPVIDGYGFALIAALGTYIGLATLWLFHNYLISDDARKIAVAQTVAFTCIVMIEKANVFNFRSLTNPLHRLGLLTNPWVLIAVAFTIALQVAAVYVPFLQDALHTVPLNLGDWARIAALSLPILLVTESVKWWRAT; from the coding sequence TTGAAACGCATCCCTGATCCGGTGAGCTGCACCGCAGACTTCCATCAATCTGATTCGCTGGCAATGAATAACGAAACTGCTCCGTCGAAAGCTGTCTACGCATCCACTTCCGAAACCGTGCTTGACTCACTTGGCACCAATGTTTCTCTGGGGCTAACATCCGACGAGGCAAAGGCTCGATTGCAGCAGTTTGGACCTAACGCACTGCAATCCGCGGCGGTCGTACGGTGGTATCACGTTCTCGGTCGACAATTTACCGACGTTTTGATTGTGATCTTGGCGATTGCGGCAGTTGTCTCGTTTGCGGTGGGAGAGGTTGCGGACGCTTTGACGATCGTCGCAATCGTCTTGCTCAATGGTGTCCTGGGCTTTGTCCAAGAGTGGAAGGCAGAACGCGCGATAGAAGCGTTGCAGAAAATGCTGAGCCCACAATGCACCGTGGTTCGCGATGGAGACGAGAAGAAAATTGACGCGGTGGAACTGGTGCCCGGCGACATCGTTCAGTTGGAAACAGGCGATTCCGTTCCCGCAGACTTGCGCTTCATTCAAGCACGCAATGTACGTGTCGATGAATCTGCCTTGACGGGCGAATCCGATTCGATTCCCAAGCAGACTCAGGCCGTTGATGCTGGTGCCCCTTTAGCGGAACGTGCCTGCATGGCATGGATGGGTACTGCCGTAACGGCGGGTCGCGCCGCGTGTGTCGTCACCGCGACCGGCCCGCAAACTCAATTCGGTCAAATTGCCAAGATGACCGAATCGCTCGGTCACGAAACAACTCCTTTGCAGATTCAACTAAGCCGACTTGGGAAACAACTTGGTGCGTTTGCAGTTTTCGTTTCTATCGCAGTCGCGGTTGCCGGTTGGTGGATGGGGCAACCCGTTTTCGACATGTTCCTCACTGGAATCTCCCTGGCGGTTGCGGTCGTTCCCGAGGGATTGCCAGCGGTTGTCACCCTTACCCTTGCACTTGGGGTGCGAGAGATGGTGAGGCGCAAAGCTCTGCTTCGACGACTCAGAGCAGCGGAAACACTTGGTGCCGCCACGATTGTTTGCACTGACAAAACAGGAACGCTCACTCAGAACCAAATGACCGTCCGCAAGATCTGGCTTGCCGCCGGAGAGGTCGATGTGACTGGAATCGGATATGACCCAGCGGGTCATTTCGTTTCGCAAGGTGAAAAACTTGACTACCGATCAAGAAGCGATTTGATCGCCATGCTGGAATCCGGACTACGATGCAACCACGCCAAGCTTCGTCACGATAGCGATGGTTGGCACGAAAGCGGCGAACCCACCGAAGCTGCAATCGTGGTAGCTGCCCACAAAGCTTGGTTGGACCCAGTCAACGAGCACGAAACGATCGAAGAGTTCTCGTTCACATCGTCGCGCAAACGAATGACAATTGTTCAATGCGAAACGCAGAATGCCACTGCCCATAGCAAGGGGGCTCCCGAGGTGCTGTTGCCTTTGTGCTCACGAATTCGTGATGGCGACCAAGTTCGTGACTTCAACCAAACGGACCGCGACGCAGTCGAAACTGCAATCACAACCATGGCTGAGCTCGGTCTACGTACGCTGGCAATCGCTCGTCGCGAATTCTCCCGAGAACACGTGAACGTATGCGACGAGAATGAGATCGAACAAGACTTCACGCTGCTAGGAATCGTTGGAATGCTTGATCCGCCAAGATCGGAAGTTTCTGAAGCAATCTCGTTAGCTGTATCCGCTGGCATTCGTGTGCTGATGATCACCGGCGATTCGCCTCAGACCGCTACAGCGATTGCTCAAAAGATAGGACTGCCGGTCGAACGTTCGGTTACGGGCGGTGAGATTGATCAGTTCGATTCCGACCAACTGAGTCGTTTACTGGAAAAAGATGTTGTCTTCGCTCGAACCACGCCCGAACACAAACTGCGGATTGTTGAATCCTTGCAAGCGGCCGGTCACGTCGTAGGCATGACCGGTGACGGTGTCAACGACGCGCCGGCCTTAAAGCGTGCGGACATCGGCATCGCGATGGGGCGACGAGGCACAGATGTCGCGAAGGGAGCATCGGACATGATCCTAACCGACGATAACTTCAGCAGTATTATCAGCGCGATCGAAGAAGGACGTCGCCAGTATGCTAACATCCAAAAGTTTGTTCGCTATCTTTTGTCGTCCAACACTGGCGAGGTGGTGCTGATCTTCGTGAACATTCTGATCGGTGGTCCGCTGGTCTTGTTGCCTGTCCAGATTCTATGGATGAACTTGGTAACAGACGGGCTAAGCGCTGTGGCGTTGGGATTGGAACCTGCCGACAAATCAATGATGCAACGGCCTCCGCGGCGTCCTGATTCGCCAGTCATTGATGGCTACGGATTTGCATTGATTGCTGCGCTGGGAACCTACATCGGCTTGGCGACGCTGTGGCTTTTCCACAATTACCTGATCAGCGATGATGCGAGGAAAATTGCGGTTGCTCAAACAGTTGCGTTCACTTGCATTGTGATGATTGAGAAAGCGAATGTGTTCAACTTCCGATCGTTGACCAATCCACTGCATCGACTTGGATTGCTGACCAATCCTTGGGTGTTGATCGCTGTCGCCTTCACCATCGCATTGCAGGTCGCGGCGGTGTATGTACCGTTTCTTCAGGACGCTCTTCACACCGTTCCTTTGAACCTAGGCGACTGGGCACGAATCGCAGCTCTTTCGCTTCCGATCCTGTTGGTTACCGAGAGCGTCAAGTGGTGGCGTGCGACCTAG
- a CDS encoding dihydroorotate dehydrogenase-like protein, whose product MSSELSANYLGLQLDSPVIVGSCPLTMSPESVRQFVLAGAGAIVLPSILQEQIVHQQLQASDPMAAIEQSGYQPQQDKYNGGVDCYLKTLELLKQRESVPIIASINGGASGKWLDFAKQIESSGADALELNWQPIITNPDEPAAEVESKLCDIVHKLCASVTIPVAVKLNQRFTNLAAIAHQMKTCGAKGLVLFTHVPHWDVSIDRMHWTIRWELSPTDSLGSILEGIVRARTNGLGMSIAASGGVRTGEDAIKSMIAGADVVMVTSEIYREGPDAIRKISTAIARFLDTSRFDSLQSFLKARPKVELGPERLMRLEYVDPLSRSNHYFDPTPVADINRGDSFGHLKT is encoded by the coding sequence ATGTCCTCTGAACTATCGGCCAATTACCTGGGTCTTCAATTGGATTCACCTGTGATCGTCGGATCCTGTCCGCTCACGATGTCTCCTGAATCGGTTCGCCAATTCGTTCTCGCCGGAGCTGGTGCAATCGTCTTGCCCTCGATACTGCAAGAGCAGATCGTTCACCAGCAGCTTCAAGCGAGCGATCCGATGGCTGCAATTGAGCAAAGCGGATATCAGCCTCAGCAGGATAAGTACAATGGTGGCGTTGATTGCTATCTCAAGACCCTTGAGCTATTGAAGCAACGTGAATCTGTTCCCATCATCGCAAGTATCAACGGAGGTGCGTCTGGAAAGTGGCTGGACTTTGCAAAGCAAATAGAATCGAGCGGTGCGGATGCTTTGGAACTGAACTGGCAACCCATCATCACGAATCCTGACGAACCTGCTGCTGAGGTTGAATCAAAGTTGTGCGATATTGTGCACAAGTTATGCGCAAGTGTGACGATTCCGGTCGCCGTTAAGTTGAATCAACGGTTTACAAACCTAGCGGCGATCGCTCATCAAATGAAAACTTGTGGTGCGAAAGGGTTGGTGCTGTTCACCCACGTGCCTCACTGGGACGTTAGTATTGATCGCATGCACTGGACGATTCGTTGGGAGCTTTCACCGACTGATTCGTTGGGCAGCATCCTGGAAGGCATTGTTCGTGCCCGAACCAATGGACTGGGCATGTCGATTGCCGCCAGTGGTGGTGTGCGGACCGGAGAAGACGCGATCAAGAGCATGATTGCTGGCGCGGACGTTGTGATGGTGACTTCGGAGATCTACCGAGAGGGACCTGACGCTATCCGAAAGATCTCGACCGCAATTGCCCGCTTCCTCGACACCAGCCGTTTCGATTCGCTTCAAAGTTTCTTGAAAGCTAGGCCAAAGGTCGAACTTGGTCCCGAGCGTTTGATGCGGTTGGAATACGTCGATCCGCTATCTCGCTCGAATCACTATTTCGATCCGACTCCCGTCGCGGACATCAATCGAGGGGACTCGTTTGGACATCTAAAGACTTAG